Below is a window of Flammeovirga kamogawensis DNA.
AATAGTAACTAGGGAAGAATCAATTGATATCTCTTGAGGAGTAAGTGATATATCGTCTACAAATTCACCATTTTTGGCATTACATGCACCAATGTTCGGAGTTCCATCAAATAAGTTAATGCCATTACCATAATAATCTACTGTTGGGTAGGGAGTAAGGTCTTTAAAAATACCATAACCTGCACCAGGTATAGCAGGCCCAACTTTAGTTGTACCACTATTTATTGCAGGGCTTCCTTCTTGCAACTGATAACCATATTTAGACAATACACCTTCTGCTAAAAAGGCTGGATCTCCCCACACTTTATCAACATCAAGATTAGAAAATTGACCATTAATTCCTCCAGCAAACAAGTTATTGCTCATAAAGAAAGTCTCTCCATTGGTATTTATACTTACACGTTTACCTCCAATATTACCTTCCGCTGCGTAAAAGATATTATTAAATATGTGTGTGCTTTTTCCATCAATATCAATAGAGGTAGAGTAAGCACTATCCATAAATACGGTATTGTTATAAATGTAATTTTCATCACTATAATGTGTACCAGAAGGAGCAACCTCATTAATCCAAATGGTATGATTACTATTCGCCCAACTAGGGTTTTCCCTCCATCCATCATTTACACTTACGTTAAAACGATATACAGAATTATGATTTCCACCTAGAATTTCAACAAAACCACCTTCACAATCTTCCATATAATTATATTGAATAAAAGTGTTCACATTCTCGTGATCAATATGAATACCATGGGAGTCTAAATATCCTCTTGTACTTAAACATTTATTGTATTGAATTACAGTATTAAAGCAACGCCAATTCCATACAGAGCTTCCTCTACCAGGCATTCTGTCGTCTATACTAGCACCCGGGTGGTTAAATAAATTATCTTCTATAAGTGCATTATATGTTCTAATAGGAAGAACACAAGTACCCCCAATAAAATGGAATTCATTATTTCGTACTACACAATTCATATTAGAATTAATAGAGTCATTTCCAACACCTGTATCACCACCTTGGTGTTTTATGTGTATACCTAGACGTTGTAAATCAGTGAAATAGCTATCTTCAACTAATATATTATTTATATTTTTTTCTTGGCCTATTGTTGTGTTTTTAGTACTGTAAAAGCGTAGAGCTGCTACTTCAAGGTTATTGAAAGCGTCTTCTCCTTCTTCTTTTAGTACTGCTTTAGCAGCATAGACATTTTGAAATTTAACATTACGTATTACAAAATTATTCATTGATTGACTTCCCGTATTTATTATTAAAATACCGTATGCATCATCATCTAAAATACCTTCTCTACTAGCAGAACGTTCATTATTGATTTCTAAATTACTTATTTCAATATTATCATTATTCTCAACAAGAATTGCTTCTTGATAATCTCCTCCATTTTCTTCTCCTACCTCGCCAGTAATAATTGGAAGGTTTCCGGTACCATACGACGTTATTACCAATGGAGCATCTTGCATTCCAGATCCATTCACCACAAAATGACCATCAAATCGATCTCCTTTCTTAAAGAAAACACTATCCCCAGCACCCAAAGAAGTAGCTGATATTTTAGCTAAAGTTTTCCAAGGTTTATTTTCTGTACCCGCATCACTATCATTTCCATTATTACTTAAATAGAAATTTTTACTTGCTCGTTGCGTTTTAATTCTGACACTTCCTAAATGACCTTTCCAAGCAGCATTGCCTTCTGAGAGTACCACTTTGATATATTTTGTATTTAACGGAAGATCATTTACCGTTGTAAAAGTAGATAAGTCTCTGTAACCATAACTTATATAAACCGAAGTAGTAAGAACTGTTTTTTGGTAATCGACCCCATTAGAAGATATGTATACAGAAATATCTCCTGATCCTGTATCGCCTGTCACTCCCCAAAAATCTACTTCAAGGTTTAGCATATCAGAAGAGTTTTGATATACTAAAGAAGCAGAATCTGTATTAACTCGAACTGCTCTACTCATATCGTTATTAAACGAACTTGTATTATTGTTATCAATTATTAGATTAGAATAACTGATTACATTTTCGAAGTTGTTTAAACTATCTGTAGCAACAGAGTTAGAGAAAATTGTATTAGTGATTTCAATTTTAGAGAGTTGTGCTTTCCAACTTGCGTCTCCACCGCTTAACTCGATTTTAATAAAATTAATACCGTTCCATAAAGCATTGGCATTTTGATAGCGTTTAAGGTATCTAAGCGAACTCGTTTCGTCTAATATTTCATTTTGTAAAGTAAGTTGCACATAAGTTACTCCATCAGAAGAAGCAAAAACCTTAACAATTCCATCATTAGGATCTCCGTCAACTCCCCAAAAATCTACAGATACAGCAGATATATTTCTGATTGCATAAATGACATGTCCATTTTGAATATCTGAGCGAACAATTCTACTAGAATCATTATTGAAATTAGCAGGTATACCTGTGTCAATAGATATGTTATTGGTTTTTTCAAATAGGTAATCAAAATTACTAAGATTATCAATTGTTTTTGTTTGTGCATTTATGTTCGTGTTTGGGTAAACTGCAAAAATAAATGAAAGTAGTAAAGTAGTAAATAGTATCCTCATAGCTTATATTTTGTAGTGGTTGAAAAAAGTAAAGAGTATTATTAAGTGTTGTTTGTACAAATATTGAGTAATAATTGGTAGGATAGTAGACGTATTTTAGCAAATTGTAGGCTTTTTTTGATTAATGTTTATA
It encodes the following:
- a CDS encoding Ig-like domain-containing protein; its protein translation is MRILFTTLLLSFIFAVYPNTNINAQTKTIDNLSNFDYLFEKTNNISIDTGIPANFNNDSSRIVRSDIQNGHVIYAIRNISAVSVDFWGVDGDPNDGIVKVFASSDGVTYVQLTLQNEILDETSSLRYLKRYQNANALWNGINFIKIELSGGDASWKAQLSKIEITNTIFSNSVATDSLNNFENVISYSNLIIDNNNTSSFNNDMSRAVRVNTDSASLVYQNSSDMLNLEVDFWGVTGDTGSGDISVYISSNGVDYQKTVLTTSVYISYGYRDLSTFTTVNDLPLNTKYIKVVLSEGNAAWKGHLGSVRIKTQRASKNFYLSNNGNDSDAGTENKPWKTLAKISATSLGAGDSVFFKKGDRFDGHFVVNGSGMQDAPLVITSYGTGNLPIITGEVGEENGGDYQEAILVENNDNIEISNLEINNERSASREGILDDDAYGILIINTGSQSMNNFVIRNVKFQNVYAAKAVLKEEGEDAFNNLEVAALRFYSTKNTTIGQEKNINNILVEDSYFTDLQRLGIHIKHQGGDTGVGNDSINSNMNCVVRNNEFHFIGGTCVLPIRTYNALIEDNLFNHPGASIDDRMPGRGSSVWNWRCFNTVIQYNKCLSTRGYLDSHGIHIDHENVNTFIQYNYMEDCEGGFVEILGGNHNSVYRFNVSVNDGWRENPSWANSNHTIWINEVAPSGTHYSDENYIYNNTVFMDSAYSTSIDIDGKSTHIFNNIFYAAEGNIGGKRVSINTNGETFFMSNNLFAGGINGQFSNLDVDKVWGDPAFLAEGVLSKYGYQLQEGSPAINSGTTKVGPAIPGAGYGIFKDLTPYPTVDYYGNGINLFDGTPNIGACNAKNGEFVDDISLTPQEISIDSSLVTIAAGDTQILNATILPTAHTIIWTSDNQAVATVDQNGLVTAIAGGKAIISAATEGGHISTSCDVIVTSALPLTVPSNVVITAFNQSAKVEWVEGQNATTHKIQYKKDGYAWQTISDIYNDNSDEYWLSNLEEGTDYTVRIRAYNTAYASAWSELASFTTNSSNSRVLAVDDTDLKFSFAPNPAEHQLYFKGLLAPTPVLVIDINGRVILEEEVKHSLNIQNLRSGVYILKVEGHRAMRFIKK